Proteins from one Triticum aestivum cultivar Chinese Spring chromosome 7A, IWGSC CS RefSeq v2.1, whole genome shotgun sequence genomic window:
- the LOC123153701 gene encoding BTB/POZ and MATH domain-containing protein 1: MDGACTNVTDAARLVRLLKVQGFSATECMKRIGGPDRYIPSRCTVDGYEWEVRIHPASKRGTDSTNLWVSLLLSLCSRPRESSVEASLACRLVHPSRILETFQEGSAAGTFSYAGECWHRVFLRRRDDLEGYLKDDTLTIQCAIAVLRPLPVPRIPAEEVPVPSSNLHQHLGDILQSKMGSDVTFLICNESFRAHKSILAARSPVFNAQFFGEMKEKSSRHVVIMDMEPEAFRAMIHFIYTDTVPELEKQEEVLTAMAQHLLAAADRYGVDRLKLICEAKLSRGITVDTAGTTLALAQQHNCSQLKTKCVKFIVSTPEVLDAVLATEGYKHLEASCPLVLTELLKSAHGRNAEA; encoded by the coding sequence ATGGATGGTGCCTGCACAAATGTCACCGACGCCGCACGTTTGGTGCGGCTGCTCAAGGTCCAAGGCTTCAGCGCCACGGAGTGCATGAAGAGGATCGGTGGTCCAGACAGGTACATTCCATCCAGATGCACCGTCGATGGGTACGAGTGGGAAGTCCGTATCCATCCTGCTTCGAAGCGAGGCACGGACAGCACCAACCTTTGGGTGTCACTATTGCTTTCTTTGTGCAGTAGACCCCGTGAATCCAGCGTGGAAGCGAGCCTAGCCTGTCGGCTGGTACATCCGAGCCGGATCCTTGAAACATTTCAAGAGGGTAGTGCGGCAGGAACCTTCTCTTACGCCGGTGAATGCTGGCATCGCGTGTTTCTCAGGCGTAGAGATGATTTGGAAGGTTATCTCAAGGATGATACTTTGACCATACAGTGCGCCATCGCAGTACTCAGGCCCTTACCGGTACCAAGGATCCCAGCTGAAGAGGTTCCCGTGCCATCCTCCAACCTGCACCAGCACCTCGGCGATATCCTGCAGAGCAAGATGGGATCGGATGTGACGTTTCTCATATGCAACGAGTCGTTTCGTGCCCACAAGAGCATACTCGCCGCCAGGTCTCCTGTTTTCAATGCCCAGTTCTTTGGAGAAATGAAAGAGAAGAGCTCGCGGCATGTGGTGATCATGGACATGGAACCGGAAGCATTCAGAGCCATGATCCATTTCATCTACACGGACACGGTCCCTGAATTGGAAAAGCAGGAGGAGGTGTTGACGGCGATGGCTCAGCATCTGCTCGCAGCCGCTGACAGGTATGGAGTGGACAGGCTCAAGCTGATATGCGAGGCCAAGCTCTCTCGTGGTATCACTGTGGACACGGCAGGGACAACTCTGGCCTTAGCCCAGCAACACAATTGTTCACAGCTCAAGACCAAGTGTGTCAAGTTCATCGTCAGCACTCCTGAAGTTCTTGACGCTGTCCTGGCAACTGAAGGGTATAAGCACCTGGAGGCAAGCTGCCCTTTGGTGCTAACTGAGCTTCTCAAGTCTGCCCATGGGAGGAATGCAGAAGCGTAG